A DNA window from Anoplolepis gracilipes chromosome 13, ASM4749672v1, whole genome shotgun sequence contains the following coding sequences:
- the LOC140672798 gene encoding uncharacterized protein — protein MRPARSWAPVAATVLAATALLLRPIHADAPISGNYLPPSTSYGTPNLGGGGGGPPSSSYGAPPSSNYGAPPSSSYGAPPSSSYGAPSSGGGGGGGGFGGAGGGFGGGGAPSSSYGAPPSSSYGAPSPGGGGPPSSSYGAPSRPSPPSSSYGTPSVGRPSSTYGTPSSGGFGGGGGGGGFGGGAPSSSYGAPPSTSYGAPQGGGGSGGYSGGGGGGRPSTSYGAPSGGGGGFGGGSGGYSGGGGGGRPSTSYGAPSNGGGSGGYPGGGGGGRPSSSYGAPSNGGGGGFGGGSGGYSGGGGRPSTSYGAPSGGGGGGFGGGSGGYSGGGGGGRPSSSYGPPSSSYGAPSGGGGGGGGFGGGSGGYSGGGGGGRPSSSYGPPSSSYGAPSGGGGGGGGFGGGSGGYSGGGGGGGPSTSYGAPSGGGGGAPSSSYGAPSSTYSAPSSSYGAPQGGGGGYSGGGGGGRPSSSYGAPSFGNGGGGGGGGGGGGGQSYASNGGYQY, from the exons CGCCGATTTCGGGCAACTATCTGCCACCCTCAACCAGTTACGGCACCCCTAATCTAggaggtggcggtggcggtccACCGTCCTCCAGCTATGGAGCACCCCCTTCATCGAATTACGGAGCACCTCCCTCATCGAGCTATGGAGCACCCCCTTCATCGAGCTACGGAGCACCATCCAGcggtggtggcggcggcggtggaGGATTCGGTGGTGCAGGAGGTGGTTTTGGTGGCGGAGGAGCTCCATCCAGCAGCTATGGAGCACCGCCATCCAGCAGCTATGGGGCGCCTAGCCCCGGCGGAGGAGGACCACCGTCCTCTAGCTATGGAGCCCCGTCTCGTCCGTCACCACCGTCCAGCAGCTATGGAACGCCATCCGTAGGACGTCCGTCTTCGACCTATGGTACGCCTTCCAGCGGCGGATTCGGTGGTGGAGGCGGCGGGGGTGGTTTCGGCGGCGGAGCTCCCTCTTCGAGTTACGGAGCACCTCCCTCCACGAGCTATGGGGCACCGCAGGGCGGAGGCgg CTCTGGTGGCTATTCTGGAGGCGGCGGAGGCGGCAGGCCGTCAACGTCTTATGGCGCTCCATCCGGTGGTGGCGGCGGTTTCGGAGGCGG CTCTGGTGGATACTCCGGAGGCGGCGGAGGCGGCAGGCCGTCAACGTCTTATGGTGCCCCATCCAATGGAGGAGG CTCGGGCGGTTACCCTGGAGGAGGTGGAGGCGGTAGACCGTCATCGTCTTATGGTGCCCCATCCAACGGCGGTGGTGGCGGTTTCGGAGGCGG CTCGGGCGGTTACTCTGGAGGCGGTGGTAGGCCATCTACGTCTTATGGTGCCCCATCCggtggtggtggcggcggTTTCGGAGGCGG CTCTGGTGGTTACTCGGGAGGTGGCGGAGGCGGCAGGCCATCCTCATCTTATGGTCCTCCATCCTCATCTTATGGTGCTCCAtccggtggtggtggtggtggcggtggTTTCGGAGGAGG CTCTGGCGGTTACTCTGGAGGCGGCGGAGGCGGCAGGCCATCCTCATCTTATGGTCCTCCATCCTCATCTTATGGTGCTCCAtccggtggtggtggtggtggtggcggtTTCGGAGGCGG CTCTGGCGGTTATTCTGGAGGCGGTGGAGGCGGCGGTCCGTCAACATCTTATGGTGCTCCATCCGGTGGTGGCGGTGGAGCTCCCTCTTCGAGTTACGGAGCACCTTCTTCGACTTATAGCGCGCCCTCCTCGAGTTATGGGGCACCACAGGGCGGAGGCgg CGGTTACTCTGGAGGCGGCGGAGGTGGTAGACCGTCTTCGAGCTACGGTGCGCCCAGCTTCGgcaacggcggcggcggcggcggcggtggcggtggtggtggAGGACAGAGTTATGCCAGTAATGGGGGATACCAATACTAA